One Methylobacterium oryzae DNA window includes the following coding sequences:
- a CDS encoding DUF2007 domain-containing protein, translating into MIELIRANDVVLIGFARSVLEAAEIPVLVADSHMSLMEGSIGVFGQRLLVPRDHEAQARRLLTDAGIAHELRQP; encoded by the coding sequence ATGATCGAGCTGATCCGGGCCAACGACGTCGTGCTGATCGGGTTCGCCCGCTCGGTCCTCGAGGCGGCCGAGATCCCGGTCCTCGTGGCCGACAGTCACATGAGCCTGATGGAGGGGTCGATCGGCGTCTTCGGTCAGCGCCTCCTCGTGCCGCGCGACCACGAGGCCCAGGCCCGCCGCCTGCTGACCGATGCCGGCATCGCCCACGAGCTGCGCCAG